Sequence from the Neosynechococcus sphagnicola sy1 genome:
AATTAATAGCCCCAGTCGGTTACTTTCTTGAATTACTAAGTCCATGACTTGCAACGGCGTTTTCCCCTGCAAGCTTTGGTTACTTCCTAAGCTAAAGTTAACGCTACTGATGGACGGAGAGCGTAAGGCTTGCACTGAAAACGGCAGTCGAATGACGTTATATCCCAGACCTTTAATCTGAGCCAGCATATCTTTGTAGTCTCGTGCCCAGAGGCCATGGGGAACATGGACATCTGTTTCCATGCCAAACCAGTTCACCCCCTTAAGAGGACTGGGGTTCCCTTGGCATCAACGACTTGTGTCCCTTTAGTTGAGAGGGGGGTGGCGATCTGAGGGGGGTGGTTGCAGCGTTGGTAAGAGGGGGAAAATACTCAAATACACTCACCAGTGTGAGGGTGAGGGTAAATAACAGGCTAAAGATGAGTAATTTCTGTCGTGTGAGGGTTCCCAGCCGCATCAATGGCAGCCAGCGGAAGAATTTAGACACTGTTTTTATGAAGTTCCAAGATGATGAGGATTTTTTTTGGCTTCAGATCAACAGGGTTTAACTCCAGAAAAACATAGCATTGAGCTGCAAGTCGTGACCTTTGTCACCCTATGCAGAATGGATCAACTTCAACAGCACGTCGATTACCCTAGTGGTCGCTCCCCGATGTTGAAAGCTAGGGAGATCCGTGGGTGATCCTGAGGGTTTTTGCCGCTGGCAGGCGATTTGTTGGCGACTCAACCAGGTGGATAACGCCGCGATCGAGGTGGCGGCAGGTACAACACCGATGCGGCTGCCAATAAAGTCCTGAGGGTTCAGGGTATCGGGTTGAAAACTGAGGGTGGGCTGGCCACAGAACGCAGACTCGACTAAAAACATCGAGGTCATCCCTACAATCAAATCCGCCGCCAAAATACAGGGTAAGGGCGGTTGATGTTCCAAGATGTGAATCTGCCGCTGACTGGCAGAGAGTGCAGCGCGCACAAATGCTAGGGACTCCTCTGGATGTAATTTATCCACAATCACCCAGGGACGGTGGCTCCGTTGTTCCTCTAGCTCCACGGCTTGTATCAGGCCCTGGAGGGCAGTAATTTCTGTGTAGCCACGATAGTAGGGACTATGGGGAGGGAAATCTCGACTAAAGGCTTCAGAGGCAAATAACACAATGGAACTATTGGTCGGTGACTCACTCAGCCAAGTTTTGCGGAGGGCAGCCGCCTGATCCACAACCGATGCTTTCTGTAATAGCAGGGGTAACTGCTCTAGGTAGGGTTGACCCGTCACAATTAAATGGGTGAGAGGCAGACCTTCCGCGATCGCCTGTTCGTAGGCAATGGCATCCATGAGGGCAATTTGGGTGGGGAGTACCAGTTCCCCAGAGAGGGGATGGGTAAACCGGGTGCGGTAGTTCGACCACATATCGATCAGGGAAACCGTCGGTCGCGGGCGATCGCAGGTTTGATTCACCGCCAGAATTTCCTTATCCAGACTCAGCCCCCAGGCTGTCCCTAACAAGAGGATATCTGGGTTGATGGTCGTGAGGAGTTGACTGAGATCCGACCTCATCCGTGACTCGGCAAGCTCAGACAGGCTCAAAGCCTGATGGGGAATCCCGGCAGACTGCACCACCGACAGGGCCTTGCCACAGGCTAGGGTAACCACCTCAACCTGCCGCGCCCGGAGTTGATGAATCACCGGCGTGAGGGCATTGGCTCCACCAACATCCTGAACTGCTACGAGAACAATCACAGGGATACGCTAAACGGCAGTGGTGGGAGCTGGAACTTTAGGGAAGCGATTGCGGACAAAGGCACGAATCTGGGCTTCATTGGCCGTTGGCTGCTTCTCTGCACCGCCCAGTAAGGTTTCGGTGCTGCGAATTTGCGCCACCAGTTGGGCGAGTTCGGTTGGTGTTACCGACAAAATGTGATCGGTACCCGGTAGGGACTTATCTAACGTCAAGTGCTTTTCAATCACTTCAGCCCCTAGAGCCACTGCCAGCACCGGGGCTAGTAACCCCAGGGTATGGTCAGAGTAGCCCACATGGTGCTGGGGAAAGCTGGCTTTGAGGGTAGAAATTACCGCTAGATTGGCCTCCTCCTCGGGGCAAGGATACTGGGTGGTACATTGCAGAATATAGAGATGGGGAATCCGATCCAGGTGGGCAACGGCTTGTTGAATTTCAGCCAGGGTTGCCAACCCCGTGGAGAGAAACAGCGTCTCCACCCGTCCATTTAAGTAATCTAGTAACCCCCAGTTCAGCATCTCAGAGGAGGCGATTTTAATTTTTCGCAGTCCCAATACTTCAACTAAAAACTGAGCCCGCTCAATACTAAAGGGCGTACTCAGGAACTCAATCCCGGCTGCCTCCGCCAGAGCTTTAAATTGGAAATGGCGGTCATTGGAGAGTTGAACCTGGGTGAACCACTCCCGCTCCGGGTCATCTGCCGCCACGTCAGCACCAAAGTAGGACTGAAACTTGACAATGTCAGCCCCGGCGGCGGCGGCGGCCTGAATCATGGAGGGCACCAGCTGCCAATTGCCAATATGATTTTCGCCAATTTCAGCGATGACGATGGTTTTGCGGTTCACGTTGGAGGTTGCAGGTTCACGTTACGACATTGGTAGTCTACCAAATTGCTCTAGGATCTCCAGCCCCCACTGGTTCGTCAGCTCTGCCCACCCGGCACTGACTCGGCCTAGATCCGCCGTCATGCTGCCCCGGCGAATGGTGTAGTGATAGAGCGGTCGGGGAAGATGCAGCGGTGGGCGACCACTGCGGAGCAGATAGCGGATATATAAATCGTATTCCTCCCAAAACAGCGGCCGATAGCCGCCAATGGCTTGCAGTAAATCCCGGCGCATCAGGGTGCCGGCAGCAATCCAGGTGTAGAGATTGCCGGGATCAAGGGCAATGTACCGTCTCGTTTGGTCTGCTAACATCACCTCGTAGCGATCGCTGATCACGAGATCGGTATCACCTGTTTCCAGGGATGCAGCCATAGATGCCAGAATCTCGGGTGCGATCTGATCATCGGCATCGAGGCGAATCACATAGTCTCCCTGGGCTGCCTCCAGTCCTCGATTACAGGCAGCAGCCAGTCCTAAATTGGTGGCATGGTGGAAATAGCGAAAGTTGGGTTGGGCTTGAAACGGGGCGATCGCCGCCACGGTCTCATCGGTGGATCCATCGTTGACAAAGATGACTTCGTATTGGTCAGGGGGCAAGGTTTGACCATACAAACTGGTCAACGCCTGGGCCACAAAGGGGGCATCGTTATAACAGCAGACAATCACACTGATGTTCATGATGCTGTCGGCTGATGGGCAACGAGGGCAATGTATTTATAATTTGAAAACCGATTGACTTCAATCTCTTGTACCACCTGAAAGGGCAGCATTGGCAGTAAATCGGCGGGGGATTGCATCATTTCATTGCCATACTTCTGTTCTCCCGGTTGGTAAAACTGCTGCACCATCAGATAATGACCACCGGGAATTAACACCCGTTGAATTTCAGCAAATAGCGCTGGGAGCTGTGGGAGAACGTACCAGAGCAGTTCCGCCGACACCACTAGATCAAAACTGGCATCTGGAAAGGGCAGCGGGGGGATAGGGGCGGCGAGGAATTGAATCTCTGGATACCGGGCTTGAGCCGCCGCCACGGCGGTCGGTGAGATATCAATGGCGGTGACAGTAGCCCCGGTTGCCACTTGCAATCGCTGCGTCAACCGGCCTTTACCACAGCCAAGATCGAGGAGCTGGTGATACCGACGACGACTTAATAGCGGTAAAGCGAGATCGTGGGACAAGTAGTCCAGACTATCTTGACCCCAGGGATCAGGACAGTTCTGGTACATGGCTTCAAAGGCCCCAATGAACTGCCCGTCTTTGATTAAGTAGTCATGGTAGT
This genomic interval carries:
- a CDS encoding cellulase family glycosylhydrolase translates to METDVHVPHGLWARDYKDMLAQIKGLGYNVIRLPFSVQALRSPSISSVNFSLGSNQSLQGKTPLQVMDLVIQESNRLGLLIYSIAIDWVTTAFRNFGTEMGGFTEADWINTWTMLASRY
- a CDS encoding N-acetylneuraminate synthase family protein, with the translated sequence MNRKTIVIAEIGENHIGNWQLVPSMIQAAAAAGADIVKFQSYFGADVAADDPEREWFTQVQLSNDRHFQFKALAEAAGIEFLSTPFSIERAQFLVEVLGLRKIKIASSEMLNWGLLDYLNGRVETLFLSTGLATLAEIQQAVAHLDRIPHLYILQCTTQYPCPEEEANLAVISTLKASFPQHHVGYSDHTLGLLAPVLAVALGAEVIEKHLTLDKSLPGTDHILSVTPTELAQLVAQIRSTETLLGGAEKQPTANEAQIRAFVRNRFPKVPAPTTAV
- a CDS encoding glycosyltransferase family 2 protein, yielding MNISVIVCCYNDAPFVAQALTSLYGQTLPPDQYEVIFVNDGSTDETVAAIAPFQAQPNFRYFHHATNLGLAAACNRGLEAAQGDYVIRLDADDQIAPEILASMAASLETGDTDLVISDRYEVMLADQTRRYIALDPGNLYTWIAAGTLMRRDLLQAIGGYRPLFWEEYDLYIRYLLRSGRPPLHLPRPLYHYTIRRGSMTADLGRVSAGWAELTNQWGLEILEQFGRLPMS
- a CDS encoding class I SAM-dependent methyltransferase is translated as MATTDYHDYLIKDGQFIGAFEAMYQNCPDPWGQDSLDYLSHDLALPLLSRRRYHQLLDLGCGKGRLTQRLQVATGATVTAIDISPTAVAAAQARYPEIQFLAAPIPPLPFPDASFDLVVSAELLWYVLPQLPALFAEIQRVLIPGGHYLMVQQFYQPGEQKYGNEMMQSPADLLPMLPFQVVQEIEVNRFSNYKYIALVAHQPTAS